The following proteins are co-located in the Planococcus plakortidis genome:
- the tsaE gene encoding tRNA (adenosine(37)-N6)-threonylcarbamoyltransferase complex ATPase subunit type 1 TsaE gives MSFTIKVQSPEQTEKLAIRLASLLQSRDLLTLEGDLGAGKTTFTKGLAKGLGIERTVNSPTFTILKQYEGRLNLNHFDVYRLENSEEDIGFDELFAEDAVSVIEWAQFIEDYLPKERLDIVIRRSSEEGREVEFYPHGSRYENLCRELMQ, from the coding sequence ATGAGCTTTACGATTAAAGTGCAATCGCCAGAACAGACAGAAAAACTTGCCATTCGATTGGCTTCGCTTTTACAATCCCGTGATCTTCTGACCCTGGAAGGCGATTTAGGGGCAGGGAAGACGACATTTACTAAGGGCTTGGCAAAAGGCCTCGGTATCGAACGAACGGTCAATAGCCCAACTTTCACTATCCTTAAACAATATGAAGGCCGGCTGAATTTGAATCATTTCGATGTATACCGCTTGGAAAATAGTGAGGAAGACATTGGATTTGATGAATTATTTGCGGAAGATGCTGTGTCAGTGATTGAGTGGGCTCAGTTCATCGAGGACTATTTGCCGAAAGAACGCTTGGACATAGTGATTCGCCGCTCGTCTGAAGAGGGGCGTGAAGTTGAATTTTATCCACACGGAAGTCGTTATGAAAATTTATGCAGGGAGCTAATGCAATGA
- the tsaB gene encoding tRNA (adenosine(37)-N6)-threonylcarbamoyltransferase complex dimerization subunit type 1 TsaB, which translates to MILGIDTSNSPLAIALVKDDTVLIEETQNLKINHSLTAMPAVEELMKKAKIAPGDLTQIVAAEGPGSYTGVRIGLTIAKTLAWSLKIPFVTVSSLKVLAANGQGFEGMVCPVMDARRGTAFTALYNGHNLEAVISDQHSDFKTFLEQVLIHEKPVLFTGIDLEIHRPLIEEILGDLANFSSFPNRLPKASNLIALAAAEEAKEVHHTVPEYRRITEAEANLTKTGEGKSR; encoded by the coding sequence ATGATTTTAGGAATCGATACGTCGAATTCACCGCTTGCGATCGCACTGGTGAAAGACGATACAGTTTTAATAGAAGAAACTCAAAATCTAAAGATCAATCATTCCTTAACTGCTATGCCTGCAGTGGAGGAATTGATGAAAAAAGCGAAAATTGCTCCAGGCGATTTGACGCAAATTGTGGCTGCGGAAGGGCCTGGATCTTATACAGGGGTCCGCATTGGCTTGACGATTGCGAAAACTCTCGCCTGGTCGTTAAAAATCCCATTCGTTACGGTATCGAGTTTAAAGGTGCTAGCAGCGAACGGACAGGGGTTTGAAGGCATGGTCTGCCCTGTCATGGATGCAAGACGCGGTACCGCTTTTACGGCACTGTATAACGGGCATAACCTGGAAGCGGTCATTTCTGATCAGCATAGTGACTTTAAAACGTTTTTAGAACAAGTCCTTATACATGAAAAACCAGTTTTGTTTACGGGAATTGATCTTGAGATTCACCGTCCATTGATTGAGGAAATACTTGGGGACTTGGCTAATTTTTCGTCGTTCCCAAATAGGTTGCCTAAAGCGTCAAATTTGATTGCTCTGGCAGCGGCTGAAGAAGCGAAAGAGGTACACCATACGGTTCCTGAATACCGCCGGATTACAGAAGCGGAAGCGAATCTTACAAAAACGGGTGAAGGAAAAAGCCGATGA
- the rimI gene encoding ribosomal protein S18-alanine N-acetyltransferase: MTESVKFRKMTIHDVDAVYEIERQSFTLAWTKEAFEQEMLKNEFAYYVLAETADGVVGYCGMWLVMDEAHITNIAISPQKRGKKFGEALMREAMERAKAQGAKLMTLEARVSNIAALNLYKKLGFKNGGIRKGYYTDNQEDAIVMWVNFDE, translated from the coding sequence ATGACCGAATCAGTGAAATTCCGGAAAATGACCATTCATGATGTGGATGCAGTTTATGAGATTGAAAGACAATCATTTACGCTCGCCTGGACTAAAGAAGCATTCGAACAAGAGATGCTAAAAAATGAATTCGCGTATTATGTTTTAGCTGAAACGGCAGACGGAGTTGTCGGTTACTGTGGCATGTGGCTTGTCATGGACGAGGCACATATTACGAATATTGCCATCTCGCCCCAAAAACGAGGCAAGAAGTTCGGGGAAGCTTTGATGAGGGAAGCGATGGAAAGGGCAAAAGCACAAGGTGCAAAGCTGATGACATTGGAAGCGCGTGTCAGCAATATAGCTGCGCTTAATTTGTATAAGAAACTAGGGTTCAAAAATGGTGGCATCCGAAAGGGTTATTATACGGATAATCAGGAAGATGCCATAGTAATGTGGGTGAATTTTGATGAATGA
- the tsaD gene encoding tRNA (adenosine(37)-N6)-threonylcarbamoyltransferase complex transferase subunit TsaD, translated as MNEDIFVLGIETSCDETAASVVKNGKEIISNVVASQIESHKRFGGVVPEIASRHHVEQITIVIEEALQQANLAPAELSAVAVTEGPGLVGALLVGVNAAKAFAFAHGLPLVGVHHIAGHIYANRLEQEMEFPLLSLVISGGHTELILMKEHGDFTVIGETRDDAAGEAYDKVARTLNLPYPGGPHIDRLAHQSVEAVDFPRVWLEEGSYDFSFSGLKSAVLNYMHNMKQRGETPVPEAVAAGFQNSVVEVVTAKTLRAAREFGVKQVIAAGGVAANKGLRKSLTETFEKENIPFFIPPLPLCTDNAAMIAAAGTVMYEKGLIGDMAMNGRPGMPLSSWI; from the coding sequence ATGAATGAAGATATTTTCGTGTTGGGCATAGAGACGAGTTGTGATGAAACGGCGGCTTCTGTCGTGAAAAATGGGAAAGAAATCATCTCCAATGTAGTGGCATCACAAATTGAGAGCCATAAGCGTTTTGGCGGCGTTGTACCGGAAATTGCATCGAGGCATCATGTCGAGCAAATTACGATTGTGATTGAAGAGGCTTTGCAGCAGGCGAATCTAGCGCCAGCTGAATTATCCGCGGTGGCCGTAACGGAAGGGCCTGGTCTAGTCGGGGCCTTGTTAGTTGGTGTCAATGCAGCAAAAGCATTTGCGTTTGCACATGGTTTGCCATTGGTGGGTGTGCATCATATCGCAGGACATATCTATGCGAACCGGCTGGAGCAGGAAATGGAATTTCCACTTTTGTCGTTAGTCATTTCAGGAGGGCATACTGAGTTGATCCTCATGAAAGAGCATGGTGATTTTACAGTCATCGGCGAAACGAGGGACGATGCTGCAGGAGAAGCCTATGATAAAGTGGCGCGGACATTGAACTTGCCGTATCCGGGAGGTCCCCATATTGACCGATTGGCACACCAAAGCGTGGAAGCAGTCGACTTTCCACGGGTTTGGTTGGAAGAAGGATCCTATGACTTCAGCTTCAGTGGATTGAAATCGGCTGTATTGAACTATATGCATAACATGAAACAGCGCGGGGAAACGCCCGTGCCGGAAGCGGTTGCGGCGGGCTTCCAGAACAGTGTAGTGGAAGTCGTAACGGCAAAGACTTTGCGTGCTGCACGGGAATTTGGCGTGAAGCAAGTGATTGCAGCTGGCGGTGTCGCAGCCAATAAAGGGCTCCGTAAATCGCTTACCGAGACTTTTGAAAAGGAGAATATCCCTTTCTTTATTCCGCCGCTGCCGCTTTGTACAGATAATGCAGCGATGATTGCCGCGGCTGGAACGGTGATGTATGAAAAAGGATTGATAGGTGATATGGCCATGAATGGGCGGCCAGGCATGCCTTTGAGTTCATGGATTTAA
- a CDS encoding ABC-F family ATP-binding cassette domain-containing protein: MIVLQVNQIHKSFGAEEIISGAKLEVQHRDRVALVGRNGAGKSTLLKIIAGEMSYDSGDLIMPKDLTIGYLEQQTDLNSDATIWQEMMKIFSHFREQETKLRQLEAAMADPAVYNDADRNAKVMQEYDLLQTNFKDAGGYQFEADTRAVLHGMKFYPEDYEKKITSLSGGQKTRLMLAKLLLAKPQLLILDEPTNHLDIETLSWLENYLKNYPGAILIVSHDRYFLDQVVTLVYEVSRKKVRKFTGNYSRYLSEKAKQYELDRKQFEKEQSEKAKLEDYVARNLVRASTTKMAQSRRRVLEKTDWMEAPEGDEKSARFGFDIQKQSGNDVLNIQSLSVGYGDHAVSSNISLKLYRTDSLALVGPNGVGKSTLLKTIMKELPALAGQIHYGTGIQFGYYDQEQANLKGNKLVLNELWDDYPHVNEKDIRGILGRFLFTGDDVLKPVSTLSGGEKARVALAKLMMQKANVLLLDEPTNHLDLDSKEVLENALIDYPGTLLFVSHDRYFMNRIATKVVELSAHGTTEYLGDYDYYVEKKLEAEELAALDALESQAKQPELQASASTSQIDKEAKKLERQLVRKNSEIEQTMESLDEEIAAIEEQLCEPDIFQDHERVMPLQVRLEELKQLHEEAMAEWLEIQEQLENVNS; the protein is encoded by the coding sequence ATGATCGTATTGCAAGTTAATCAAATCCATAAATCATTCGGTGCCGAGGAGATCATCTCAGGCGCCAAACTCGAAGTCCAGCATCGCGACCGGGTTGCACTCGTCGGCCGCAACGGTGCCGGAAAATCCACGTTATTAAAAATCATCGCCGGGGAAATGTCCTACGACAGCGGCGATTTGATCATGCCGAAAGACTTGACCATCGGTTATTTGGAACAACAAACCGACTTGAACTCAGATGCCACCATATGGCAGGAAATGATGAAAATCTTTTCCCATTTCCGGGAGCAGGAAACGAAGCTGCGCCAGCTTGAAGCGGCGATGGCGGACCCGGCTGTCTATAACGACGCAGATCGCAACGCCAAAGTCATGCAGGAATATGACTTGCTGCAAACCAACTTCAAAGATGCGGGCGGTTACCAGTTCGAAGCCGATACGCGCGCTGTCCTTCACGGCATGAAGTTCTATCCGGAAGACTATGAAAAGAAAATCACTTCCCTGTCAGGCGGCCAGAAAACCCGCCTCATGCTGGCAAAGCTCCTTCTTGCCAAACCCCAACTCTTGATTCTCGATGAGCCGACCAACCACTTGGACATCGAAACCTTGAGCTGGCTCGAGAACTACCTGAAAAATTATCCAGGCGCCATTCTCATTGTCTCGCATGACCGCTATTTCCTCGACCAAGTCGTCACGCTCGTCTACGAAGTGTCGCGCAAGAAGGTCCGCAAATTTACCGGCAACTACAGCCGCTACTTAAGCGAGAAAGCGAAGCAATACGAACTCGATCGTAAACAATTCGAGAAAGAGCAAAGCGAAAAAGCCAAGCTCGAAGATTACGTCGCCCGCAACCTGGTCCGCGCCTCCACGACGAAAATGGCGCAAAGCAGGCGCCGCGTGCTCGAGAAGACCGACTGGATGGAAGCACCGGAAGGCGACGAAAAATCAGCGCGTTTCGGCTTCGATATCCAAAAGCAAAGCGGCAACGATGTCTTGAATATCCAGTCTCTGTCCGTCGGCTATGGCGATCATGCGGTATCGAGTAATATCTCGCTTAAGCTCTACCGCACCGATAGCCTCGCACTTGTCGGGCCGAACGGCGTCGGGAAATCGACACTGCTCAAGACCATCATGAAGGAACTGCCCGCACTCGCAGGCCAAATCCATTACGGCACCGGCATCCAGTTCGGCTATTACGACCAGGAACAAGCCAATTTAAAGGGCAATAAGCTCGTCCTCAATGAATTGTGGGACGACTACCCGCATGTGAATGAAAAAGACATACGCGGCATCCTTGGCCGCTTCCTGTTTACTGGGGACGATGTGCTAAAGCCGGTCTCGACTTTATCCGGCGGCGAAAAAGCCCGCGTGGCACTTGCCAAACTCATGATGCAAAAAGCCAATGTCCTGCTGCTGGATGAGCCGACCAACCATTTGGACCTCGACAGCAAAGAGGTTCTCGAGAACGCCTTGATCGACTATCCCGGCACATTGTTATTCGTATCTCATGACCGCTATTTCATGAACCGAATCGCCACAAAAGTGGTGGAATTGTCGGCGCATGGCACTACCGAGTACTTGGGCGATTACGATTACTATGTGGAGAAAAAGCTTGAAGCCGAAGAACTCGCAGCGCTCGATGCACTTGAATCACAAGCGAAACAGCCTGAGTTACAAGCTTCCGCCTCCACTTCGCAAATCGACAAGGAAGCCAAAAAACTAGAACGCCAGCTAGTAAGGAAAAATTCCGAAATCGAACAAACGATGGAATCGCTCGATGAAGAAATCGCGGCAATTGAAGAACAGCTATGCGAACCGGATATTTTCCAGGACCATGAACGCGTCATGCCGTTACAAGTCCGTCTCGAAGAGCTGAAACAATTACACGAAGAAGCTATGGCCGAATGGCTCGAAATACAAGAACAACTTGAAAATGTAAACTCTTGA
- a CDS encoding redox-sensing transcriptional repressor Rex — translation MLDESAKIPQATTKRLPLYYRFLQNFANAGQKRISSQELSEAMKIDSATIRRDFSHLGALGKKGYGYDVQELLAFFRKTLDQDEATNVALIGVGSLGSAFLKYNFHRNHNTKIILAFDTNSPHEGKKISGIDTYHPDLIEEKIKQYGVEVVILTVPSRSAQEVTDRLAQTDIKGILNFTPVRISVPEHIRVQTIDLSVELQTLIYQIKHD, via the coding sequence ATGCTTGACGAATCAGCGAAAATCCCGCAAGCGACAACGAAGCGGCTGCCCTTGTACTACCGGTTTCTCCAGAATTTCGCCAACGCCGGGCAAAAGCGTATTTCCTCCCAGGAGTTGAGCGAAGCGATGAAAATCGATTCGGCGACCATTCGACGAGATTTTTCACATCTCGGTGCGCTCGGTAAAAAAGGTTATGGTTATGATGTGCAGGAGTTGTTGGCGTTTTTCCGCAAGACGCTTGACCAGGATGAAGCGACCAATGTCGCCTTGATCGGTGTCGGAAGCCTTGGTAGCGCATTTCTAAAATACAATTTCCACCGCAACCATAACACGAAAATCATCCTCGCCTTCGATACGAATAGCCCCCATGAAGGCAAGAAAATCAGCGGGATCGATACGTACCATCCGGATTTGATTGAAGAGAAGATTAAGCAGTACGGTGTTGAAGTGGTCATTTTGACGGTGCCGTCGCGTTCGGCCCAGGAAGTCACCGACCGGCTCGCCCAGACTGACATCAAAGGCATCCTCAATTTCACGCCAGTGCGCATTTCTGTCCCCGAACATATCCGTGTCCAGACGATCGATTTATCGGTCGAGTTGCAGACTTTGATCTATCAGATCAAGCACGATTAA
- a CDS encoding twin-arginine translocase TatA/TatE family subunit, whose translation MAPGPLSLIIIGIVALLVFGPKKLPELGKAFGSSLREFKNATKGLADDDEDDKKVEAPKNDLDKKDEHK comes from the coding sequence ATGGCTCCAGGTCCACTTAGCTTAATCATCATCGGAATCGTGGCATTGCTTGTTTTCGGCCCGAAAAAATTGCCGGAACTAGGCAAGGCATTTGGCTCGTCCCTGCGCGAATTCAAAAACGCTACTAAAGGGTTGGCGGATGATGATGAAGACGATAAAAAAGTCGAAGCCCCTAAAAATGACTTAGACAAGAAAGACGAGCACAAGTAA
- the tatC gene encoding twin-arginine translocase subunit TatC — MNQQNEMTVVEHIGELRKRLTLIVVFFLFALIAGFFLAEPLIRYLQFSEEARNLTLNAFKITDPIKIYMQVMMILALIITSPLIMYQFWAFISPGLSDRERKVTLSYIPFSLSLFIGGLAFSYLVLFPYVIGFMLNISENLDIQETIGINEYFQFLFQITLPFGFIFQLPVLMLFLTRLGILTPMMMTKYRKYAYLVLVTIAAFITPPDIVSHLLVTLPLILLYEFSVIIARMGYRKFLRAEQQQAIKEQTEDLPPK; from the coding sequence ATGAACCAACAAAACGAAATGACAGTTGTTGAACATATAGGTGAACTCAGAAAACGGCTGACCTTGATAGTCGTTTTCTTTCTGTTCGCGCTCATTGCCGGGTTCTTTCTCGCTGAACCATTGATCCGCTATTTGCAATTCAGTGAAGAAGCGCGGAATTTGACGCTGAACGCGTTCAAAATCACGGATCCGATCAAAATTTACATGCAGGTCATGATGATCTTGGCTTTGATCATTACGTCTCCATTGATCATGTACCAGTTCTGGGCATTCATCAGCCCGGGGCTCTCTGACCGTGAGCGGAAAGTGACGCTCAGCTACATTCCATTTTCTTTGTCGCTTTTTATCGGCGGCCTTGCGTTTTCGTATTTGGTACTGTTCCCGTATGTCATCGGGTTCATGCTCAATATATCGGAAAATCTGGACATCCAGGAGACGATCGGGATCAATGAGTATTTCCAGTTCCTGTTCCAGATCACCTTGCCGTTCGGCTTTATCTTCCAGCTGCCGGTATTGATGCTGTTTTTGACGCGTCTTGGCATTTTGACGCCGATGATGATGACGAAATACCGGAAATACGCGTATTTGGTACTGGTCACGATTGCGGCGTTCATTACGCCACCGGACATTGTGTCCCATCTGCTCGTGACATTGCCGCTGATTTTATTGTATGAGTTCAGTGTCATCATCGCACGCATGGGGTATCGCAAATTCCTGCGGGCAGAACAGCAGCAGGCAATTAAAGAACAGACAGAAGACCTTCCGCCGAAATGA
- a CDS encoding CPBP family intramembrane glutamic endopeptidase, whose protein sequence is MTSTHKTASSQKAKGYKRKNMRTPLLVLLVFVAVQLMPILFIGPTLGYFRDQGLDDATARASTSGWLIFLTMGVGFLVTMALILRDRNFFNIWKGKKSSLPAAIGWGVLGFLLLIVGQSIAAMIEMAIGIDPGSANTQTLVRIAEVVPYAIIAVVLFGPILEELVFRRVVFGSLNQTMNFWIATAISALVFALVHLEFTHLLLYFTTGLILAALYQRTKRILTPIIAHILLNGYVMLIQLNMDKIETFIKQMENLQ, encoded by the coding sequence ATGACCTCAACCCATAAAACTGCCTCTTCCCAGAAAGCGAAAGGCTATAAGCGTAAAAACATGCGCACGCCACTCCTTGTCCTGCTCGTCTTCGTAGCCGTCCAGCTCATGCCGATCCTCTTTATCGGCCCGACGCTCGGCTATTTCCGCGACCAGGGACTTGACGATGCGACAGCCCGCGCTTCGACGTCCGGTTGGCTGATCTTCCTGACGATGGGCGTCGGCTTTTTAGTTACGATGGCCCTCATCTTGCGCGACCGCAATTTCTTCAACATCTGGAAAGGCAAAAAATCGAGCCTCCCCGCTGCAATCGGCTGGGGCGTCCTCGGCTTTCTCTTGCTCATCGTTGGCCAATCAATCGCCGCCATGATCGAAATGGCGATCGGCATCGACCCGGGCTCCGCCAATACGCAGACGCTCGTCCGAATCGCTGAAGTCGTGCCATACGCAATCATCGCGGTCGTCCTGTTCGGCCCGATACTCGAAGAACTGGTCTTCCGCAGAGTCGTCTTCGGTTCCTTGAACCAGACGATGAACTTCTGGATCGCGACCGCCATCTCGGCACTCGTCTTCGCGCTCGTCCATCTCGAGTTCACGCACCTCTTGCTCTACTTTACGACTGGTTTGATCCTCGCAGCCCTCTATCAGCGGACCAAGCGCATCCTCACCCCGATCATCGCGCACATCCTGCTGAATGGCTACGTCATGCTCATCCAGCTCAATATGGACAAGATCGAAACCTTCATCAAACAAATGGAAAACCTGCAATAA
- the groES gene encoding co-chaperone GroES — protein sequence MLRPLGDRVIIELVEVEEKTSSGIVLPGTAQEKPQEGKVIAVGNGLIRENGQRTELDVTEGDRVVFSKYAGTELKYEGKEYLILRENDILAIVG from the coding sequence TTGTTAAGACCATTAGGAGATCGTGTCATCATTGAGCTCGTCGAAGTGGAAGAGAAGACATCTAGCGGAATCGTCTTGCCAGGTACGGCGCAGGAAAAACCGCAGGAAGGCAAAGTGATTGCGGTAGGGAATGGCCTTATCCGTGAAAACGGACAGCGCACAGAGCTGGACGTAACAGAAGGAGACCGCGTCGTCTTTTCGAAATACGCGGGCACAGAATTGAAATACGAAGGCAAAGAATACTTGATCTTACGTGAAAACGACATTCTCGCGATTGTCGGCTAA
- the groL gene encoding chaperonin GroEL (60 kDa chaperone family; promotes refolding of misfolded polypeptides especially under stressful conditions; forms two stacked rings of heptamers to form a barrel-shaped 14mer; ends can be capped by GroES; misfolded proteins enter the barrel where they are refolded when GroES binds) has translation MAKDIKFSEDARSLMLQGVDKLADAVKVTLGPKGRNVVLEKKFGTPLITNDGVTIAKEIELENAFENMGAKLVAEVASKTNDIAGDGTTTATVLAQAMIREGLKNVTAGANPVGIRRGIELAVENAVTGLQSISQQIEGKESIAQVAAISSGDEEVGKLIAEAMERVGNDGVITLEESRGFTTELDVVEGMQFDRGYQSPYMVTDSDKMEAVLENPFILVTDKKIGNIQEILPVLEQVVQQSKPLLIISEDVEGEALATLVVNKLRGTFNAVAVKAPGFGDRRKAMLEDIAALTGAEVITEDLGLDLKSTNIAQLGRAAKVVVSKDNTTIVEGNGDSEKIIARVAQIRSQLEETTSEFDREKLQERLAKLAGGVAVIKVGAATETELKERKLRIEDALNATRAAVEEGIVAGGGTALINVYNQVAQVATEQEGDVATGVNIVLRALEEPVRQIATNAGLEGSIIVHRLKTEEVGIGYNAATGEWVNMLDQGIVDPTKVTRSALQNAASVAAMFLTTEAVVADLPEPAAPAGGGMPDMGGMGGMM, from the coding sequence ATGGCAAAAGATATTAAGTTCAGTGAAGATGCACGCAGCCTGATGCTGCAAGGTGTAGATAAATTAGCGGACGCAGTCAAAGTAACGCTTGGGCCAAAAGGGCGCAACGTTGTGCTTGAGAAGAAATTCGGCACGCCGCTTATCACAAACGACGGCGTAACGATCGCCAAAGAAATCGAACTTGAAAACGCATTTGAAAACATGGGCGCAAAACTTGTGGCGGAAGTGGCTTCCAAAACAAACGATATCGCTGGTGACGGTACGACAACTGCAACGGTTCTTGCACAAGCAATGATCCGTGAAGGCTTGAAGAATGTTACAGCTGGCGCCAACCCTGTAGGAATACGTCGCGGCATCGAACTGGCTGTGGAAAATGCGGTTACTGGATTGCAATCCATTTCCCAGCAAATCGAAGGCAAAGAATCGATCGCGCAAGTAGCGGCGATTTCTTCAGGCGACGAGGAAGTCGGCAAATTGATCGCGGAAGCAATGGAGCGCGTCGGCAACGATGGCGTCATCACATTGGAAGAATCACGCGGCTTCACGACGGAACTTGATGTCGTAGAAGGGATGCAATTCGACCGCGGCTACCAGTCTCCATACATGGTGACAGATTCCGATAAAATGGAAGCGGTTCTTGAAAACCCGTTTATCCTTGTCACTGACAAGAAAATCGGCAACATCCAGGAAATCCTTCCAGTGCTTGAGCAAGTCGTCCAGCAAAGCAAACCGCTCCTCATCATCTCTGAAGATGTTGAAGGCGAAGCGTTGGCAACACTTGTCGTGAACAAATTGCGCGGCACATTCAACGCAGTGGCTGTTAAAGCTCCTGGATTCGGCGACCGCAGAAAAGCGATGCTCGAAGACATTGCTGCACTCACTGGCGCTGAAGTGATTACAGAAGACCTCGGCCTTGACCTGAAATCCACTAACATCGCACAACTTGGACGCGCAGCGAAAGTCGTCGTCTCTAAAGACAACACGACGATCGTTGAAGGCAATGGCGACTCCGAGAAAATCATCGCACGCGTGGCGCAAATCCGCAGCCAATTGGAAGAAACGACTTCTGAATTCGACCGCGAAAAACTGCAGGAGCGCCTAGCGAAACTCGCTGGCGGCGTAGCAGTCATCAAAGTCGGCGCAGCAACTGAAACAGAACTCAAAGAACGTAAACTGCGCATCGAAGACGCATTGAACGCAACACGCGCAGCGGTTGAAGAAGGCATCGTGGCAGGCGGCGGTACAGCGCTTATCAATGTCTATAACCAAGTGGCGCAAGTGGCGACTGAGCAAGAAGGCGACGTTGCGACAGGCGTGAACATCGTGCTTCGCGCACTTGAAGAGCCGGTTCGTCAAATCGCTACGAACGCTGGCCTTGAAGGTTCAATCATCGTTCACCGCCTGAAAACGGAAGAAGTCGGCATCGGCTACAACGCAGCAACAGGCGAATGGGTCAACATGCTTGACCAAGGCATCGTAGACCCAACGAAAGTGACGCGTTCTGCACTGCAAAACGCAGCATCCGTTGCAGCTATGTTCCTGACAACTGAAGCAGTCGTAGCAGATCTGCCGGAACCAGCAGCACCAGCTGGCGGCGGCATGCCTGATATGGGCGGCATGGGCGGCATGATGTAA
- a CDS encoding SDR family NAD(P)-dependent oxidoreductase: MKYTVITGASSGIGYEAAMAFAARGKNLILVARREAELNKLKENIQDMNADLDVVINPTDLSDSEQVHALYESLKEYDIETFVNNAGFGNSATIAEQDVHKTEKMLRVNIEALTTLSTLYAHDYADQEGAQLINVSSDLGYRLVPNAVTYAATKFYVSAFTEGLAQELQDNGALMKVKILAPSMTETEFVKTARELDDFSYSDNVQKFHTAKEMAQFMLELYDSEKVLGKVNSDTYEFELMDPVFQYTSRK; this comes from the coding sequence ATGAAGTACACGGTTATCACAGGCGCCAGCTCAGGAATCGGATATGAAGCGGCCATGGCTTTCGCAGCACGCGGCAAAAACCTGATTCTTGTAGCAAGAAGGGAAGCTGAACTCAATAAGCTTAAGGAGAACATCCAAGACATGAACGCCGATCTCGACGTCGTCATCAACCCCACCGACCTATCCGACAGCGAGCAAGTCCACGCGCTGTACGAAAGCCTGAAAGAATACGACATCGAAACCTTTGTGAACAACGCCGGCTTCGGAAACAGTGCAACTATTGCTGAACAAGATGTACATAAAACGGAAAAGATGCTTCGCGTAAATATAGAAGCACTCACAACCCTCTCCACTCTTTATGCACATGACTATGCTGATCAAGAAGGGGCGCAGCTCATCAACGTATCCTCTGACCTAGGTTACCGACTCGTGCCAAATGCCGTTACATACGCTGCGACTAAGTTTTACGTGAGCGCATTTACAGAAGGCCTGGCCCAGGAACTGCAGGATAACGGCGCACTCATGAAAGTAAAAATACTCGCGCCATCCATGACAGAAACCGAATTCGTGAAAACGGCGCGGGAGCTTGATGACTTCAGCTATAGCGACAATGTGCAGAAGTTCCACACCGCAAAAGAGATGGCACAGTTTATGCTGGAGCTTTACGATAGCGAAAAAGTCCTCGGGAAGGTCAACAGTGACACCTATGAGTTCGAGTTGATGGATCCGGTTTTCCAGTACACTTCTAGGAAGTAG